One genomic region from Jilunia laotingensis encodes:
- a CDS encoding cation:proton antiporter: protein MQWFDISLQLPITDPTWIFLLVLLIILFAPLVLGRLRIPHIIGMILAGVVIGEHGFNILTRDSSFELFGKVGLYYIMFLAGLEMNMGDFKQNRGKAVVLGLLAFIIPMAIGFVTNMTLLKYGLVTSILLASMYASHTLVAYPIVIRYGVSRHRSVSIAVGGTAVTDTLTLLVLAVIGGLFKGESSGLFWIWLVVKVIFLGFLIIFFFPRIGRWFFRRYDDNVMQFIFVLAMVFLGAGLMEFVGMEGILGAFLAGLVLNRLIPHVSPLMNHLEFVGNALFIPYFLIGVGMLIDVKILFGHGDALKVALVMTTVALVSKWIASWLTQKIYRMKSLERELMFGLSNAQAAATLAAVLVGYNIILPDGGRLLNEDVLNGTIVLILFTCIISSFTTERAARKLAMNETLLLEAENKKETHEKIMIPVANPETIEELMNLSLVIRDPKQKDNLVALNVINDNSSSERLELAGKRNLERAAKIAASVDVPLVQVSRYDLNIASGIIHTAKEYEVTDLIIGLHRKVNIVDSFFGNLADSLLKGLHREVMIAKFLMPVNTLRRIIIAVPPKAEYEAGFKKWVEHFCRMSNILGCRAHFFCNEQTEGYIHQLVKKKHGETMTDFSRLDNWGDLLLLTGQVNYDHLLVIISARRGSISYDPSFEKLPTQLGKYFSNNSFIVLYPDQLGEPQEAISFSNPRGNNESQHYEKVGKWFYKWLKKS, encoded by the coding sequence ATGCAATGGTTTGATATCAGCTTACAACTACCTATAACCGATCCTACATGGATATTTCTCCTTGTACTTCTCATTATATTATTTGCTCCCTTAGTATTAGGAAGACTTCGCATACCGCATATTATCGGAATGATACTTGCCGGTGTAGTAATTGGAGAGCATGGCTTTAATATTCTGACAAGGGATAGTAGTTTTGAACTGTTCGGTAAGGTGGGGTTATATTATATTATGTTTCTTGCCGGGTTGGAAATGAACATGGGAGATTTTAAACAAAATAGAGGAAAAGCTGTCGTACTTGGGCTGCTTGCGTTCATAATACCTATGGCAATTGGCTTTGTCACTAATATGACGTTACTGAAATATGGGTTGGTGACATCGATATTGCTTGCCAGTATGTATGCTTCACATACATTGGTTGCATATCCTATTGTGATCCGGTATGGCGTATCCCGGCATCGTAGCGTGAGTATTGCAGTCGGTGGTACCGCTGTAACCGATACTCTGACCTTGTTGGTGTTAGCGGTGATTGGAGGACTTTTCAAAGGAGAATCTTCCGGGTTGTTCTGGATATGGCTGGTTGTAAAAGTTATATTTCTTGGTTTCCTTATTATTTTCTTCTTCCCGCGTATCGGGCGTTGGTTTTTTCGGCGGTATGACGATAATGTGATGCAATTTATCTTTGTACTTGCTATGGTGTTCTTGGGAGCCGGTCTAATGGAATTTGTTGGTATGGAGGGAATATTGGGAGCATTTCTTGCGGGTTTGGTGTTGAATCGGCTTATTCCACATGTCTCTCCATTGATGAATCATCTTGAATTTGTTGGTAATGCGTTGTTTATACCCTATTTCCTTATAGGGGTGGGTATGCTTATCGATGTCAAAATTCTTTTTGGACATGGTGATGCATTGAAAGTGGCATTAGTGATGACGACTGTTGCTTTAGTTAGTAAATGGATAGCCTCGTGGCTGACTCAAAAAATTTACCGGATGAAATCACTCGAGCGTGAACTTATGTTCGGTTTGAGTAATGCACAGGCGGCTGCTACGTTGGCGGCAGTGTTGGTGGGATATAATATAATTTTGCCTGATGGTGGCCGATTGTTGAACGAGGATGTATTGAACGGCACCATCGTGCTGATCCTATTTACCTGTATAATCAGTTCTTTCACTACAGAACGGGCTGCCCGGAAACTGGCAATGAATGAGACTTTGTTGCTGGAGGCAGAAAATAAGAAAGAGACGCATGAAAAGATCATGATTCCGGTTGCCAACCCTGAGACGATTGAGGAACTTATGAATTTGTCTTTGGTCATTCGTGATCCTAAACAAAAGGACAATTTGGTAGCTCTGAATGTCATTAATGACAATAGTAGTTCGGAGCGATTGGAATTAGCAGGTAAACGTAATCTTGAGCGCGCTGCTAAAATAGCAGCATCTGTAGATGTCCCTTTGGTTCAAGTCAGTCGCTATGACTTGAATATTGCTTCAGGCATTATACATACGGCTAAAGAGTATGAAGTAACGGATCTGATAATTGGGTTACACCGTAAGGTGAACATTGTTGACTCTTTTTTTGGTAATTTGGCTGATAGTTTGCTTAAAGGTCTACACAGGGAAGTGATGATTGCTAAATTCCTCATGCCTGTTAATACTTTGCGTCGTATAATTATTGCTGTTCCGCCAAAGGCAGAGTACGAGGCCGGATTTAAAAAATGGGTGGAGCATTTTTGCCGCATGTCGAATATTTTAGGATGCAGGGCACACTTCTTTTGCAATGAACAGACAGAGGGCTATATACATCAACTCGTTAAGAAAAAACATGGAGAAACAATGACTGATTTTTCACGGTTAGACAATTGGGGAGACCTTTTATTATTGACTGGACAAGTAAATTATGATCATTTGTTGGTTATAATCAGTGCGCGGCGGGGCTCTATCTCTTATGATCCGTCTTTTGAGAAATTGCCGACACAACTTGGAAAATATTTTTCTAACAATAGTTTTATTGTTTTGTATCCCGATCAACTGGGAGAACCGCAGGAGGCTATTTCATTCTCTAATCCACGTGGTAATAACGAATCACAACATTATGAGAAAGTGGGTAAATGGTTCTATAAATGGTTAAAGAAGAGCTAA
- a CDS encoding discoidin domain-containing protein yields MGNYNDLALHKKVLEYCNHYHYLTSGKEIEYDNKSGYCATHWPAYLTVDLEREYDLRQISFQLWDYEDPNNKLADKAKYVDQIYAYRLLLSSDKRSWQVIHDTAGTSSKYRKGWQTFLFDNAIRVRYIRVHAIHNMKNSGFHIVRLHAFEEINPFFDKGNVFICFDPYELELGDAYPLSNQLLDLSGRIQNAMPRTVSTMLKQRYTQIIDYLFEKSKELDAVDGKVDEVRKLIAEPISEKFEEEFKKNNRSEVVGLVISVVSLVIWIVIMIFKL; encoded by the coding sequence ATGGGAAATTATAATGATTTGGCTTTGCATAAAAAAGTGCTTGAATATTGTAATCATTATCACTATTTAACCAGTGGGAAAGAAATTGAATATGATAATAAAAGTGGATATTGTGCAACGCATTGGCCTGCTTATTTGACTGTTGATTTGGAACGAGAGTATGATCTAAGACAAATCTCTTTTCAATTATGGGATTATGAGGATCCAAACAATAAATTGGCCGATAAAGCTAAATATGTTGATCAGATTTATGCTTATAGGTTGCTTCTTTCAAGTGATAAACGTAGCTGGCAAGTTATACATGATACTGCTGGGACATCTTCTAAATACCGAAAAGGCTGGCAAACATTTCTTTTTGACAATGCAATCAGGGTTCGTTATATTCGTGTACATGCTATACACAATATGAAGAATTCGGGATTTCATATTGTGAGATTACATGCTTTTGAAGAGATTAATCCCTTTTTTGATAAAGGGAATGTATTTATTTGTTTCGATCCATACGAGTTGGAATTGGGGGATGCATATCCTCTGTCAAACCAATTGCTGGATCTTTCAGGACGAATTCAAAATGCTATGCCTCGAACGGTAAGTACGATGCTAAAACAAAGATATACTCAGATTATTGATTATTTATTTGAGAAATCGAAAGAGTTAGATGCGGTTGATGGAAAGGTTGACGAGGTTAGAAAATTAATAGCTGAACCAATAAGTGAAAAATTTGAAGAAGAATTTAAGAAGAACAATCGTAGTGAAGTAGTTGGTTTAGTGATTTCGGTTGTTTCCCTTGTAATTTGGATTGTGATTATGATATTTAAATTATAG
- a CDS encoding tRNA threonylcarbamoyladenosine dehydratase, with product MVKEELMENWKQRTELLLGEEKMEHLRNAHVLVVGLGGVGAYAAEMICRAGVGKMTIVDADTVQPTNLNRQLPALTSTLGMSKAQILEARFKDINPQIELTVLPVFLKDDNIPELLDNTKYDFIVDAIDTLSPKCYLIYHALQRRIKIVSSMGAGAKSDITQVRFADLWDTYHCGLSKAVRKRLQKMGIKRKVPVVFSTEQADPKAVLLTDDEKNKKSTCGTVSYMPAVFGCYLAEYVIKRL from the coding sequence ATGGTTAAAGAAGAGCTAATGGAAAATTGGAAACAGAGGACAGAACTTCTTTTGGGAGAAGAAAAAATGGAACACCTACGCAATGCTCATGTTTTGGTGGTCGGCTTGGGTGGAGTAGGGGCTTATGCTGCAGAAATGATTTGCCGTGCCGGAGTTGGTAAAATGACGATTGTAGATGCTGATACGGTTCAACCTACAAATTTGAACCGTCAGTTGCCGGCATTGACCTCTACGTTGGGGATGTCCAAAGCACAGATTCTTGAAGCGCGATTCAAGGATATCAACCCTCAAATAGAACTGACAGTACTTCCGGTTTTCTTGAAAGATGATAATATACCAGAACTGCTTGACAATACTAAATATGATTTTATAGTGGATGCTATCGATACGCTAAGTCCGAAATGTTACCTGATTTATCATGCTTTACAACGACGTATTAAGATCGTATCGAGCATGGGTGCAGGAGCAAAAAGCGATATTACTCAAGTCCGTTTTGCTGATCTTTGGGATACATATCATTGTGGCTTGAGCAAGGCAGTACGCAAGCGTTTACAAAAGATGGGGATAAAACGAAAGGTACCGGTCGTTTTCAGCACAGAACAGGCTGATCCAAAAGCCGTTTTACTGACGGATGATGAGAAGAATAAAAAGTCCACTTGCGGTACGGTAAGTTATATGCCAGCGGTATTTGGATGTTATCTGGCGGAATATGTTATAAAACGATTGTAA
- a CDS encoding aspartate-semialdehyde dehydrogenase, giving the protein MKVAIVGVSGAVGQEFLRVLDERNFPLDELVLFGSKRSAGSKYTFRGKQIEVKLLQHNDDFKGVDIAFTSAGGGTSKEFEKTITKFGAVMIDNSSAFRMDNDVPLVVPEVNAADAKDRPRGVIANPNCTTIQMVVALKAIEQLSHIKTVHVSTYQAASGAGAAAMDELYEQYRQVLANEPVTVEKFAYQLAFNLIPQVDVFTENGYTKEEMKMFNETRKIMHSDIKVSATCVRVPALRAHSESIWIETERPISVEEAREAFAKGEGLVLQDNPEEKEYPMPLFLAGKDPVYVGRIRKDLTNECGLTFWIVGDQIKKGAALNAVQIAEYLIKEKNI; this is encoded by the coding sequence ATGAAAGTAGCTATTGTTGGCGTAAGCGGAGCCGTAGGACAAGAATTCCTGCGCGTGCTCGATGAGAGAAATTTCCCGTTGGACGAGTTGGTTTTGTTCGGTTCTAAACGTAGTGCCGGAAGCAAATATACTTTCCGCGGTAAACAGATCGAGGTAAAACTCTTGCAACACAACGATGACTTTAAAGGAGTGGATATCGCTTTTACATCAGCAGGTGGAGGAACTTCTAAAGAATTCGAAAAGACGATTACCAAATTCGGTGCCGTAATGATCGACAATTCAAGTGCTTTCCGTATGGACAACGATGTACCTTTGGTGGTTCCGGAAGTTAATGCAGCCGATGCAAAAGATCGTCCACGTGGTGTAATTGCCAACCCTAACTGTACGACGATCCAGATGGTAGTTGCACTGAAAGCCATTGAGCAGCTTTCACACATAAAAACCGTCCATGTCTCTACTTATCAAGCAGCTAGTGGTGCTGGGGCAGCAGCTATGGATGAACTTTACGAACAATATCGTCAGGTATTGGCCAATGAGCCCGTTACTGTAGAAAAATTTGCTTATCAACTTGCTTTCAATCTGATTCCACAAGTCGACGTTTTCACAGAAAACGGTTATACGAAAGAAGAGATGAAGATGTTCAATGAGACACGAAAAATCATGCATTCGGATATAAAAGTCAGTGCAACCTGTGTACGTGTCCCTGCTTTGAGGGCTCATTCTGAAAGTATTTGGATAGAAACAGAACGTCCTATCTCCGTCGAAGAAGCCCGCGAAGCTTTTGCGAAAGGCGAAGGACTTGTATTACAAGACAATCCGGAAGAGAAAGAGTATCCAATGCCTTTGTTCCTTGCAGGAAAAGATCCAGTTTACGTAGGACGCATCCGCAAGGATCTTACCAACGAATGTGGTTTGACTTTCTGGATTGTAGGCGACCAAATCAAAAAAGGCGCAGCACTAAATGCCGTACAAATTGCAGAATATCTGATTAAGGAAAAAAATATCTGA
- a CDS encoding VanZ family protein, with protein sequence MLYYIKKYPLSLVIILAVIYLSFFKPPSTELNKIPNIDKVVHMCMYFGMSGMLWLEFLRAHRDGSSPIWHAWVGAFLCPVLFSGCVELLQEYCTSYRGGDWWDFVANTTGAVLASLIGYFIVRPKMLTK encoded by the coding sequence ATGCTTTATTATATTAAGAAATATCCTTTGTCGTTGGTAATCATTCTGGCGGTTATCTATTTATCATTCTTTAAGCCGCCTTCAACTGAACTTAACAAAATACCTAATATAGATAAAGTTGTACACATGTGTATGTATTTCGGAATGTCAGGTATGTTATGGTTGGAGTTCCTAAGGGCTCATCGAGACGGCTCTTCTCCTATATGGCATGCATGGGTGGGAGCTTTTCTTTGTCCTGTACTGTTTAGTGGATGTGTGGAACTCTTACAGGAGTATTGCACATCGTATCGTGGAGGAGATTGGTGGGATTTTGTGGCTAATACGACAGGCGCTGTTCTAGCAAGCCTTATCGGTTATTTTATCGTTAGGCCAAAGATGTTGACAAAGTAA
- a CDS encoding ComEA family DNA-binding protein, protein MWKDFFYFSRTERQGIVILAVLIVLVYIASWFIPEREMPPIGDNEQFEKEYAEFMASIKEQKQSSLSKHQSYNIREHSITLAAFNPNTADSATFISLGLPPWMARNILRYRAKGGMFKKPEDFRKIYGLTEEQYTTLQPYITLPATTTKQDTIHLFTRKEVQDTLQIYKYPIGTVVNLNQADTTELKKIPGIGSAIARMIIGYRKKLGGYYSVEQLEDINLSVDKLRSWFLVDVSQIQRINLNKASIERLKAHPYINFYQAKAIIEYRRKRGILKDLQPFKLYEEFSEEDFEKLTHYICFE, encoded by the coding sequence ATGTGGAAAGATTTCTTTTACTTCTCACGTACGGAACGGCAAGGAATCGTTATCCTTGCTGTTCTCATTGTTTTGGTTTATATTGCCTCATGGTTCATCCCGGAAAGAGAAATGCCTCCGATTGGTGACAATGAACAATTTGAAAAGGAGTATGCTGAATTTATGGCCTCCATCAAAGAACAAAAGCAATCATCCCTCTCTAAGCATCAATCATATAACATCCGAGAACATTCGATAACTTTAGCAGCATTCAATCCTAACACAGCAGATTCCGCCACATTTATTTCTTTAGGACTACCTCCCTGGATGGCACGGAATATTCTTCGCTACCGTGCTAAAGGGGGAATGTTCAAAAAACCGGAAGACTTTCGCAAAATATACGGACTAACAGAAGAGCAATACACCACACTTCAACCTTACATAACGTTGCCAGCTACAACCACTAAACAAGATACGATCCATCTTTTTACCCGCAAAGAAGTACAAGACACCCTACAAATTTATAAATACCCTATTGGAACAGTTGTCAACCTAAATCAAGCCGATACAACGGAATTAAAGAAAATTCCGGGAATAGGCAGTGCAATCGCCCGTATGATAATTGGATACCGGAAGAAATTAGGTGGCTACTACTCTGTGGAGCAATTAGAGGATATCAACTTATCCGTTGACAAACTACGTTCATGGTTCCTTGTTGACGTTAGCCAAATACAACGAATCAATCTTAATAAAGCGAGTATAGAGCGATTAAAAGCACATCCCTATATCAACTTCTATCAGGCAAAAGCCATCATTGAATACCGAAGAAAAAGAGGAATTCTTAAAGACTTACAACCCTTCAAACTTTACGAAGAATTCTCAGAGGAAGATTTCGAGAAATTAACTCATTACATCTGTTTCGAATAA
- a CDS encoding ABC transporter ATP-binding protein: protein MIKLEGITKSFGALQVLKGIDLEINKGEVVSIVGPSGAGKTTLLQIMGTLDEPDAGTVYINEANVSKMKEKGLSAFRNRHIGFVFQFHQLLPEFTALENIMIPALIAGVSSKEANTRAMEILNFMGLAERASHKPNELSGGEKQRVAVARALINNPSVILADEPSGSLDTHNKEELHQLFFDLRDRLGQTFVIVTHDEELAKITDRTVHMIDGMVNRS, encoded by the coding sequence ATGATAAAACTGGAAGGGATTACAAAAAGTTTCGGTGCTTTACAGGTATTGAAGGGGATTGATCTTGAAATAAATAAAGGAGAGGTTGTTAGTATTGTAGGTCCGAGCGGAGCTGGAAAAACAACTTTATTGCAGATTATGGGTACGCTTGATGAACCAGATGCAGGAACTGTTTATATAAACGAAGCCAATGTCAGTAAAATGAAAGAGAAAGGACTTTCTGCTTTTAGGAACAGGCATATTGGCTTTGTATTTCAGTTTCATCAATTGCTTCCGGAATTTACCGCATTGGAAAATATTATGATACCTGCATTGATTGCCGGTGTTTCTTCCAAAGAGGCAAATACTCGTGCTATGGAGATACTCAATTTTATGGGACTTGCCGAACGCGCCTCTCATAAACCTAATGAATTGTCTGGTGGGGAGAAACAGCGTGTGGCTGTAGCTCGCGCTTTAATCAATAATCCGTCAGTGATTTTAGCAGATGAACCATCAGGCAGTTTGGACACTCATAATAAGGAGGAATTGCATCAATTATTCTTTGATCTTCGTGACCGTTTGGGACAGACTTTTGTTATAGTAACTCATGATGAAGAGTTGGCTAAAATTACTGACAGAACCGTTCATATGATCGATGGAATGGTTAATAGGTCTTAA
- a CDS encoding sodium-dependent transporter encodes MTKNDRANFGSKLGVILASAGSAVGLGNIWRFPYETGNHGGAAFIFIYLGCVLLLGLPIMVAEFLIGRRSRANTAGAFEKLAPGTQWRWVGRMGVLAGFLILSYYSVVAGWTLEYIIEAATNSFSGKTPDEFISSFQAFSSNPWRPILWLTLFLLGTHFIIVKGVEKGIEKYSKIMMPVLFIIILILVVCSVTLPGAEQGIEFLLKPDFSKVDGNVFLSAMGQAFFSLSLGMGCLCTYASYFSKDTNLTKTAFSVGIIDTLVAILAGFIIFPAAFSVGIQPDAGPSLIFITLPNVFQQAFSGVPVLAYLFSVMFYVLLAVAALTSTISMHEVVTAYLHEEFKFTRKRAAQIVTGGCIVLGIFCSLSLGVMKNVTVFGLGMFNLLDFVTAKIMLPLGGLFISIFTGWYMNKKIVWSEITNDGTLRVPVYKLIIFILKYIAPIAISCIFINELGVIKL; translated from the coding sequence ATGACTAAAAATGACAGAGCAAATTTTGGTAGCAAATTGGGTGTGATACTTGCCTCTGCAGGTTCGGCCGTAGGACTGGGCAACATTTGGAGGTTTCCATACGAAACCGGCAATCACGGTGGTGCTGCCTTTATTTTCATATACTTGGGATGCGTACTTTTATTGGGACTTCCGATTATGGTAGCAGAGTTCTTAATCGGACGCCGTTCACGTGCAAATACAGCCGGAGCTTTTGAAAAGTTAGCACCAGGAACTCAATGGCGTTGGGTAGGACGTATGGGTGTACTGGCCGGTTTTCTTATTCTCAGTTATTACTCCGTTGTAGCAGGATGGACACTGGAATATATTATTGAAGCGGCAACCAATAGTTTCTCAGGCAAAACGCCCGATGAATTCATTTCATCCTTTCAGGCTTTCTCAAGTAATCCCTGGCGACCGATATTGTGGCTTACCTTATTTTTATTGGGTACTCATTTTATCATCGTGAAAGGAGTAGAAAAGGGAATAGAGAAATATTCAAAAATCATGATGCCGGTACTTTTCATAATTATATTAATATTAGTAGTATGTTCCGTAACTTTGCCGGGAGCAGAACAAGGCATAGAATTTCTATTAAAACCGGACTTTAGCAAAGTGGACGGGAATGTATTTCTAAGTGCAATGGGGCAAGCTTTCTTCTCTCTTAGCTTGGGAATGGGTTGCTTATGCACTTACGCATCCTACTTCAGCAAAGATACCAATCTGACCAAAACAGCCTTTAGTGTAGGAATAATCGATACACTGGTAGCCATACTGGCAGGTTTCATCATATTTCCTGCAGCCTTTTCAGTAGGTATCCAACCGGATGCAGGCCCGAGCCTCATCTTCATCACACTGCCTAATGTATTCCAACAAGCATTTAGCGGAGTCCCTGTATTGGCTTATCTCTTTTCCGTAATGTTTTACGTCTTGTTGGCCGTAGCAGCGTTGACTTCTACAATTTCCATGCATGAAGTCGTAACAGCTTATCTACACGAAGAGTTTAAATTTACCCGGAAGAGGGCCGCACAAATTGTAACTGGTGGATGCATCGTTCTCGGTATCTTTTGTTCCCTATCACTGGGTGTGATGAAAAATGTCACTGTTTTCGGTTTAGGCATGTTTAACTTGCTCGACTTTGTAACGGCAAAAATCATGTTACCGTTAGGCGGATTATTTATCTCCATTTTTACAGGATGGTACATGAATAAGAAAATCGTATGGAGTGAGATTACGAACGACGGCACTTTAAGAGTTCCTGTATACAAACTGATTATTTTCATCTTAAAATACATAGCTCCTATAGCAATTTCTTGCATTTTTATCAATGAATTGGGAGTAATAAAGTTATGA
- a CDS encoding UDP-N-acetylmuramoyl-tripeptide--D-alanyl-D-alanine ligase, translating to MKLSALYQIFLDCNEVTTDSRNCPDGSLFIALKGESFNGNAFARQALNDGCAFAVIDESTYAVEGDKRYILVDNCLETLQQLANYHRRQLGTRIIGITGTNGKTTTKELISTVLSQSYNVLYTQGNLNNHIGVPTTLLRLKAEHDLAVIEMGANHQGEIRFLCNIAEPDYGIITNVGKAHLEGFGSFEGVIKTKGELYDFLRKKENSTVFIHNDNSYLMNIASGLNLIRYGNDNELYINGKVTGNSPYLTFEWKAGKDGEFHDVATQLIGEYNFPNALAAVTIGHYFGVEPNGIDKALAGYVPQNNRSQLKKTIDNTLIIDAYNANPTSMMAALENFRNMQVPHKMLILGDMRELGADSLMEHQRIVDFIKESNFEKVIVVGAQFAAAQHSFTTYPNAQALIQALQTQKPQNYTILIKGSNGIKLSSIIDYL from the coding sequence ATGAAACTTTCTGCTCTCTACCAGATATTTCTGGACTGTAATGAAGTGACCACTGACAGTCGCAACTGTCCTGACGGTTCCTTGTTTATCGCCCTCAAAGGGGAATCTTTCAATGGAAACGCATTTGCCCGACAAGCACTGAACGATGGCTGCGCTTTCGCAGTGATAGATGAATCCACTTATGCAGTGGAAGGAGACAAACGTTATATACTTGTCGACAACTGTTTGGAAACACTGCAACAATTGGCTAATTATCATCGTCGCCAATTAGGCACACGTATCATCGGAATTACTGGAACCAACGGAAAAACCACAACGAAAGAACTAATTTCCACTGTATTGTCACAATCCTACAATGTGCTTTACACGCAAGGGAACCTTAACAACCATATCGGTGTACCAACCACTTTGCTCCGTTTAAAAGCAGAACATGATCTGGCTGTCATCGAAATGGGAGCAAATCATCAAGGAGAAATCAGATTCCTTTGTAATATTGCCGAGCCCGATTATGGTATCATCACTAATGTAGGTAAAGCACACTTGGAAGGTTTTGGTTCCTTCGAAGGAGTAATAAAAACGAAAGGAGAGTTATACGATTTCCTTCGTAAGAAAGAAAACTCAACAGTGTTCATTCACAACGACAATTCCTATCTCATGAACATTGCTTCGGGGCTTAATCTGATCCGATACGGTAATGACAATGAACTTTATATAAATGGGAAAGTAACCGGTAATTCACCCTATCTTACTTTTGAATGGAAAGCAGGAAAAGACGGTGAATTTCACGATGTTGCTACACAGCTCATCGGAGAATATAACTTCCCCAATGCATTAGCGGCAGTCACTATTGGTCATTACTTTGGAGTAGAACCTAACGGTATAGACAAAGCACTTGCAGGATATGTTCCACAGAATAACAGATCACAACTTAAAAAGACAATTGACAATACTTTAATAATTGATGCCTACAATGCCAATCCCACCAGTATGATGGCAGCTCTGGAAAACTTCAGAAACATGCAGGTGCCACATAAAATGCTTATACTGGGAGATATGCGTGAGTTGGGGGCCGACAGCTTAATGGAACACCAAAGGATAGTCGATTTTATTAAAGAAAGCAACTTTGAGAAAGTTATAGTAGTGGGCGCTCAATTTGCTGCCGCACAACACTCCTTTACGACTTATCCGAATGCCCAAGCATTGATCCAAGCTTTACAAACGCAAAAGCCACAAAATTACACCATACTTATAAAAGGTTCCAACGGGATAAAATTAAGCTCTATCATAGATTACCTATAA